Below is a window of Gammaproteobacteria bacterium DNA.
GGCATCCCTTCATCCCGCCACAGCTATGCCAAACTGGGCATCAATGGTGCGTATCGCGGTCTCTTCTCCGTCATAGAGCAGGTGGACAAGGGTTTCCTCAAGGACCATTTCGGCAAGAATGACGAAGGCAATCTCTACAAGGCCTACTGCGGCAATGTGGGCTGCGCCACCCTGGAGTACAAACCCTCGGATACCGACGACCCCGGCCTGCCCTATTACTTCAACCACAACAGCCCGGACCTGACCTACCGGCTGAAGACCAATGGTGATGACCCGGAGACCAACAGCTATGCCGACCTGGCCCGCCTGATCGAGACCCTCAACGGTATCGGACTGGCCGGAGGCGACGAGAAGTTCCGCTCCGACGCCTATCGGGATGGGATGGAAGCGATCATGAACGTCAGGGCCTTTCTGCGCTGGGCCGGCGCCAATCTGCTGCTGGGCGGTTGGGACAACTACTACGCCACCCCATCCAACTACTATCTCTATAACTCCGGGCGCAAGGGCGCGCACAAGGCCTTCATGCAGGAGCCCTATTTCTACTGGATTCCCTGGGACTACGACAACAGCTTCGGCATCGACTACTTCCATACCCAATGGCAGAACACCGACATCCTCGACTGGCCATCCAACACGCGCAACTACTACAGCGGCAAGCGCACCGCACGGATTCCCCTGGTGCAGAACCTGCTGCAGCACGACGACTTCAAACAGTATTATCTGGACCACCTGGAGCATATGCTGGACAACCATTTCAATCCGGACCGGATCGACGCGTTGATGGGTCAGGAGGGGGATGGAGGGCTTTGGGACCGGGTCCGCCAGGCCGCCTATCTGGAGTCGGACTCACCCCATGGCCAGCCCTTCACCGGGCGCCAATTCTCCAACCACCGGGTCTATCTGAACGGCCTCCA
It encodes the following:
- a CDS encoding CotH kinase family protein, with translation MKKTLDKGDFWDLFKDKAIVVTELPAGKVRKLAERVNQSTGHADATLRSKAEFQELFDLLDSEVDSPADDGVLILKDAANKQTETGKLVNAYVKAAKGKDEFFDRPMYMVMIEDWPPQHLTPEEPVYADGRATLSAWATDPALPIHLPGAGEQGVLLQTWDFSLKNSGNRTLRAPKRSWKINFKVDGGDGKVLGMWRFNLKSMYNDASQMREALAWHLFDQVGIPSSRHSYAKLGINGAYRGLFSVIEQVDKGFLKDHFGKNDEGNLYKAYCGNVGCATLEYKPSDTDDPGLPYYFNHNSPDLTYRLKTNGDDPETNSYADLARLIETLNGIGLAGGDEKFRSDAYRDGMEAIMNVRAFLRWAGANLLLGGWDNYYATPSNYYLYNSGRKGAHKAFMQEPYFYWIPWDYDNSFGIDYFHTQWQNTDILDWPSNTRNYYSGKRTARIPLVQNLLQHDDFKQYYLDHLEHMLDNHFNPDRIDALMGQEGDGGLWDRVRQAAYLESDSPHGQPFTGRQFSNHRVYLNGLQQWELHGDNYKIEGIIHYVRMRYDSARKQLEQLRKDYPSGASGATFADVMEMPPKSKLP